One stretch of Nicotiana tabacum cultivar K326 chromosome 18, ASM71507v2, whole genome shotgun sequence DNA includes these proteins:
- the LOC107816404 gene encoding arogenate dehydratase 3: MQSLTPSSSGVNLKSLIRSKIQSHRVVPSRLVIRCAYRFDSSNVAANTGTINTNGAPSTYNAGHVGPSRADWQSSCAILASKVVSQQQDTEMSGGAGNITAVNGHKMIDLDLVAINDNQPKPLTITDLSPAPMHGAQLRVAYQGVPGAYSEAAAGKAYPKCEAIPCDQFEVAFQAVELWIADRAVLPVENSLGGSIHRNYDLLLRHRLHIVGEVQLPVHHCLLALPGVRKEYLTRVISHPQALAQCELTLTKLGLNVAREAVDDTAGAAEYIAANNLRDTAAIASARAADLYGLQILAEGIQDDSSNVTRFVMLAREPIIPRTDRPFKTSIVFAHHEGTSVLFKVLSAFAFRNISLTKIESRPHRNRPIRVVDDANVGTAKHFEYMFYVDFEASMADVRAQNALAEVQEFTSFLRVLGSYPMDMTPWCPSRED, encoded by the coding sequence ATGCAATCTCTTACTCCATCATCATCGGGTGTAAATCTTAAATCGTTAATCCGGTCGAAAATTCAATCTCATCGGGTTGTTCCGAGTCGACTCGTTATCAGATGCGCTTACCGGTTTGACTCGTCCAACGTAGCCGCCAACACCGGTACCATAAATACTAACGGTGCTCCGTCGACCTATAACGCTGGCCACGTCGGCCCGTCGCGAGCCGATTGGCAGAGTTCCTGTGCCATTTTGGCAAGTAAAGTCGTGTCCCAGCAGCAGGACACCGAGATGAGCGGCGGCGCCGGTAATATCACCGCCGTCAACGGCCATAAGATGATAGATCTTGATCTTGTTGCCATCAATGACAATCAGCCTAAGCCGCTCACAATCACTGACCTCTCCCCTGCGCCGATGCACGGCGCTCAGCTCCGCGTCGCCTACCAAGGCGTTCCTGGCGCGTACAGTGAAGCTGCCGCCGGCAAGGCTTATCCGAAATGTGAAGCGATACCTTGTGATCAATTTGAGGTTGCATTTCAAGCCGTTGAACTCTGGATCGCTGACCGTGCAGTTCTCCCCGTCGAGAACTCTCTCGGAGGTTCCATTCACCGGAACTACGATCTCCTCCTCCGTCACCGTCTCCACATCGTCGGAGAAGTTCAACTTCCGGTCCACCACTGCCTATTAGCACTTCCAGGCGTTAGAAAAGAGTACCTAACTCGAGTCATAAGCCATCCACAAGCCCTAGCTCAGTGCGAACTCACTCTCACAAAGCTCGGCCTAAACGTAGCTCGCGAAGCCGTCGATGATACCGCCGGAGCCGCCGAATACATAGCTGCAAACAACCTCCGCGATACAGCCGCGATTGCATCCGCACGCGCCGCGGACCTCTACGGTCTCCAGATCTTAGCGGAAGGTATCCAGGACGACTCGAGTAACGTGACTCGGTTCGTGATGCTAGCTCGTGAACCGATCATTCCTCGAACCGACCGGCCATTCAAAACAAGCATCGTATTCGCCCATCACGAAGGAACAAGCGTCCTTTTCAAAGTTCTATCGGCGTTTGCATTCAGAAACATAAGCTTAACGAAGATCGAGTCACGGCCGCACCGGAACCGGCCGATCCGAGTGGTCGACGATGCGAATGTAGGAACGGCGAAGCATTTTGAGTACATGTTCTACGTAGATTTTGAAGCTTCAATGGCGGATGTTAGGGCTCAGAATGCGTTGGCTGAAGTTCAGGAGTTCACATCTTTTTTGAGGGTTTTGGGAAGTTATCCAATGGATATGACTCCTTGGTGCCCTTCCCGTGAAGATTAA